ATTCCAGTCACCTGCATACCTTGTTATCCTCTGAGTGGCGGTCTGACCCTCTATGTGCTGGTACTCATCCTCTGAATTTTCAAGATAGACTGTTCTCTCCTTACATTCAAGGTTCAGGTAATGCTCTTTTCTGTTTCGATCCCTTTCCCATACAACACCTTTAAACACCCTTACATCAGTGCTTCCATTAAAGGGAGTATCCCATATTTCAATACCATTGCCTTTAACAAACTGTATGCTCTGGAGCTGTTCAGTTTCAATCAGCTTGACTGTGGCCATATATGCTATGGAATCTATGCTTTCCTGCAGGGTAACACCCTCATTTAAATTGCCAACCTTATAATTATCTTTTGCGATTATACTTATCATAGTATCACCTACCTAACATAATCAGTGCAAATCCAGCCTCCATGGTTGCTCCAGTATATATCTGCCCAATTACCCTGTATGCTTCCAATCTTATAGCACTCATCCTTTTTAACTGTTCCCCTTATTCCATAACTTTCTCCAGGTCCATCTCTCACATTCAAAACATCTGCGGTAACTATTATCCACTCTCCTGCCCTGTGGGAATACTTTGCACCACTACTTTCCGTAGTAGTTTGTCTATTATCTTGAAGAGTGGAATCGACCTGGGATATTTTAAGGTCCCTATGTGTCCTGAATGTAAATGTAAAGTATCTGCTATTATTAAGTCCTTCCGGTCTTATCTCTTCATTCATGGTGCTTAATTTTACCAGGCTGTTAAAGCCTATAACAGTTATAATTAATCTTAATGCCTCCTCCTGTTCCTGCCACTTTTCAAGCTTCTCAATAGTTTCTTTTGAATTGGCTATATCTGTATACCTGCAGTAAGGTTCATAGACATCTGGAATTAAGGTTTCCATGCTTATTTCCTTTATTTTAGTGCCTTTGTCGCTTATGTCTATTTCCCCTATGTCCACTATATCGGCAGTGCTATATTTCTTCTCCCTGTTGACTGTGAGACTTAAGGGGTTGACTGGAAAATGGAAAGTCTCACTATCTTTTGTATTTGTTAGGTACACATCAAAATTGCTGTTGGCAACCCTGTCAAGTGCATTTAGTACAGATTTAGATGCATCCTGTATAACATCAACTATATTGCTAAAGTCCAAAAAATCACCCCCTATTCCATTATCTTCTAAAGGTTTTGGTATTATTTTGTAGAATTATCACCTAAAAGGAGGTGATGAACATGCAAATAACATTAACCTATAATTTTAGTTCTGAGTGTCCTTATTTAAATGAACCCCATTGTATATCCATTGACTATATAAAATTTGATATGACTGGCACTGGAATGCCCGGATATAAAAAAGGTTCTTATTTCTGCAATAAAGTAAAAAACTGTCCATATCCTTCAAAAGATAGATGGGGACGCTGTCCTGTTTACTTAGATGCTCCTTGTCCACCTGAGTAAGATGTATCAATTAAATTAGACAGTTTATAAAATGCCGGCCATGGATTGAGGGTTTGCTTGTTTTCGCTGCAATAGTGGCCGCATCCAACACATGCATCAGGTACATTCTTTTTCTTATCCCAGCAAGTAAAAATAAACATTTTTAAGTGACGATAAATACATTCAAGCTCGCCTTTATTGAGTTGTTCCTGTTGCTCCAGTTTTGTATTCATAACTCGTGCCCAAATAAGATAATCCAGACCTGTTATATGAACTAATTTATTCATTACATCTGAATAAATAAAATCACTTTTAAAGCAATCTCTAACAAACTTGCATGTATTACATGGATTATAATCTTCAAGTTTATTTTCCACTCGATCTATATACATTTGTAAATGACTTGCTACACAGAATATTTCATGTTCAGTAAATTGGAACTGCTTCTGAGCTGGTACTTCAGAAGCAGTCTTTTTTTTATTTAAATCTTCATTACTCATCTATCCTCACCTCTTCAAATTTTGTAACGTCTTTCTAAATTCTGTAGCAAATTTCTTTGTGGCTTGTATTACTATGGTATCAATATCTAGGTCACTACTAAAATTATTTTCTACATCAATATTTATATCTCCATAGCTAGTTCCAGCCATAGCTACCTGTGGTTGGGAAGTATAATAACTTAAGTTTTCAGGAATATCTTTATTTTCAGTACCTGTTAAACTTAGTCCAGATACAGCATTTTTTATCCTGTTTATTGAATTTGCAGCCCTTTCCATTAGACCCACAGATTTATTATGAGTTAACACCTGTTCTCCTCCAGTGAAGTCCACAAATTCCCAACCTCTTTCATTTATTCTGGCCAGACCTTTCTTTGCGTTGTCTGTACCGGTTGCATATCCGACATATGAACCACCCTTAAACAAAGGAGTGTTAAAAACACTTCCATATCTACTTTTTATATAATTTATGGCTGCTGCTGCATTGTGTACAGGATTCAATATATTATTAAGCCCCTTGACCATGAACTCTCTAAACGTAGAAGGCAATGTTTGAAGCAATCCTGTTGCATGTTCCCCTCCTACACTTATACTGTTATAGGCCAGTGGATTTCCTCCAGATTCAGCCTGAACTAACCTTAATAATCCAGGAAGCCATGACATAGGTGTGCCTGTTACAGCTAGTGCAGATGCCAACCATCCAGATACATTCCCACTCATGCCACCGGCCATGGATGAAATATCTCCAATCCAGCTTTTTATAAACGATTTAATATCTATAGATGTCATTCCTTTTATAACTCCTTGTGGGATAAATTTAGATAGTCTAGTCATAACCGCAGATGGGGAATGTATTTCAAAGCCTGTCTTGAATTCCTCAATTACTTTATCTGTGAGAATTTTTACTGCACTTGTTACATCTGACGTTGCAGCCCTTATACCCTGTGCAAAGTC
This window of the Clostridium kluyveri DSM 555 genome carries:
- a CDS encoding SH3 domain-containing protein — protein: MDFSNIVDVIQDASKSVLNALDRVANSNFDVYLTNTKDSETFHFPVNPLSLTVNREKKYSTADIVDIGEIDISDKGTKIKEISMETLIPDVYEPYCRYTDIANSKETIEKLEKWQEQEEALRLIITVIGFNSLVKLSTMNEEIRPEGLNNSRYFTFTFRTHRDLKISQVDSTLQDNRQTTTESSGAKYSHRAGEWIIVTADVLNVRDGPGESYGIRGTVKKDECYKIGSIQGNWADIYWSNHGGWICTDYVR